From the genome of Spinacia oleracea cultivar Varoflay chromosome 2, BTI_SOV_V1, whole genome shotgun sequence, one region includes:
- the LOC110803464 gene encoding uncharacterized protein isoform X2, which produces MGIKLSESEKPLAELYKPAKKMIDETQGRLKNLESDIENGGVHDCGGSLLSIYYEISKIRSVCRQMHASLLYSTPNYRLWELKNLIDEQSLEMKFRVEELVASNEGLCSSKTKYALRALDDSETDLHKLINFLGFCKRSMIQLFEMEDTKGEAPFCDKRPFWFWFWFMIGSIVILWLFLLISSISSLSQQR; this is translated from the exons ATGGGGATAAAATTGTCTGAATCAGAAAAACCGTTGGCAGAATTATACAAACCTGCCAAAAAGATGATTGACGAAACGCAAGGGCGTCTGAAAAACCTTGAATCCGACATAGAAAACGGTGGAGTTCATGATTGTGGTGGATCGCTGCTTTCAATTTACTACGAAATCTCTAAAATTCGATCCGTTTGCCGTCAAATGCACGCCTCATTATTGTATTCAACCCCTAATTATCGGCTATGGGAATT AAAGAATTTGATCGATGAGCAATCTTTGGAGATGAAATTCAGAGTCGAAGAACTCGTCGCTTCTAATGAG GGACTGTGCTCATCGAAAACAAAGTATGCCTTGAGAGCTTTAGATGACTCAGAAACGGATCTGCATAAGCTTATAAATTTTCTGGGATTTTGTAAAAGAAGCATGATTCAATTG TTTGAGATGGAAGACACTAAAGGCGAAGCACCATTCTGTGACAAAAGGcctttttggttttggttttggtttatGATTGGAAGTATTGTAATTTTGTggctttttttgttaatttcatcaATTTCAAGCCTATCTCAACAACGGTGA
- the LOC110803464 gene encoding uncharacterized protein isoform X1 → MGIKLSESEKPLAELYKPAKKMIDETQGRLKNLESDIENGGVHDCGGSLLSIYYEISKIRSVCRQMHASLLYSTPNYRLWEFRKNLIDEQSLEMKFRVEELVASNEGLCSSKTKYALRALDDSETDLHKLINFLGFCKRSMIQLFEMEDTKGEAPFCDKRPFWFWFWFMIGSIVILWLFLLISSISSLSQQR, encoded by the exons ATGGGGATAAAATTGTCTGAATCAGAAAAACCGTTGGCAGAATTATACAAACCTGCCAAAAAGATGATTGACGAAACGCAAGGGCGTCTGAAAAACCTTGAATCCGACATAGAAAACGGTGGAGTTCATGATTGTGGTGGATCGCTGCTTTCAATTTACTACGAAATCTCTAAAATTCGATCCGTTTGCCGTCAAATGCACGCCTCATTATTGTATTCAACCCCTAATTATCGGCTATGGGAATT CAGAAAGAATTTGATCGATGAGCAATCTTTGGAGATGAAATTCAGAGTCGAAGAACTCGTCGCTTCTAATGAG GGACTGTGCTCATCGAAAACAAAGTATGCCTTGAGAGCTTTAGATGACTCAGAAACGGATCTGCATAAGCTTATAAATTTTCTGGGATTTTGTAAAAGAAGCATGATTCAATTG TTTGAGATGGAAGACACTAAAGGCGAAGCACCATTCTGTGACAAAAGGcctttttggttttggttttggtttatGATTGGAAGTATTGTAATTTTGTggctttttttgttaatttcatcaATTTCAAGCCTATCTCAACAACGGTGA